The Chryseobacterium nakagawai genome has a segment encoding these proteins:
- a CDS encoding RHS repeat domain-containing protein encodes MKKNTIQRLMYLTGILIVVMISDILKAQTPEINFGNSSRPVASVSSLATYNNVPVSIVTGTSNVSIPLLELPTRFKDISLPLALVYNSMNVKQREPAGEVGTGWSLLSGGVISREIIGSLNEVEYSEQPLSNSSEIFNDIFYYNLPGVSGKFKFSKNATTGAIDIESLSGNKVKVTYIRDTAQVLYFTVLSFTVTDERGYQYIFKDYSEGSNFETVQVYRSAFFLSQIMLPDNTVVASFEYRKDSKHATEEWTSPIVYTSCKLSKINADGLGSVSIDYLYDATKENTMNDPYSVSQIILKDTWGSVISGYKFVYSWIRLFQGIPSDDTELKGRRLLDKLIKINKDQAEVEKTSFVYNPYQTPLQEDRQYPCYPQSFSTPGNFDDYQLPGLLKRVIYPMGGIVEYTYEAHDYFYNRSTPQYLENALSASKINDPFVHEWGPYVPIINVDTNQSLDYTLTVTGTPGVQKSVAIQFLDTEYYPPGIWVPDTPDPDDQPYPGGDPQPGGHYHFELNYTLKKNNEVIGTFCTSNEAFVYRLSPGTYTISVSGTGGKAQVRIAEIRLKNGPYPNKNSTYQYGPRLKNIKYYSSSSETVPSKTEQYSYSSFSDPISSSGYVFRSEAENANSSPGYVLYKNVSVSDGENGFVRYYFKTPNEYAKASYTVDGNPANFWSYYPITKSGVLEKKEIFNTQNQLLSSLEYESEFETLQNLPDLKIELYYDNLATYTKPAYIKRTKTTTKNFVGTVFATTVSETNFNPDNFKTGFIKETSSDGVTTESWVRYATDKNKTQMMAANMFSIPLETETKINGKIIAKTESLYADSGRFDPLSLKSSNTDNGSSKTAIKYDMYDAYGNARQYRVNYDESSGIGFPVVLIWGYNQTMPIAKIEGAELSDIGTLADDIVLKSNADKDGQSETELIKSLDLFRTNGALKKFQITTYTYDPLTGVTTTTPPNGIREIYQYDRNGRLKTVVDVNGNIVKEYKYNNKPQP; translated from the coding sequence ATGAAAAAAAATACAATACAAAGACTGATGTACTTGACAGGAATATTAATAGTGGTTATGATCTCTGATATATTAAAGGCCCAGACCCCTGAAATTAATTTTGGGAACTCTAGCCGCCCTGTAGCATCCGTATCCTCTTTAGCAACTTATAACAATGTCCCGGTTTCAATAGTCACTGGAACTTCAAATGTATCTATTCCTTTGCTTGAGCTTCCTACCCGTTTCAAGGATATTTCTCTACCGCTGGCGCTGGTTTATAATTCTATGAATGTAAAACAGCGGGAACCTGCCGGAGAAGTCGGTACAGGATGGTCTCTCTTGTCAGGAGGAGTCATTTCGAGAGAAATTATAGGCTCGTTAAATGAAGTCGAATATTCCGAGCAGCCTTTGAGTAATTCTTCGGAGATCTTTAATGATATTTTTTATTATAATTTACCGGGAGTGTCAGGAAAATTCAAATTTAGCAAAAATGCGACTACCGGCGCCATTGATATTGAAAGCCTTTCAGGAAATAAAGTAAAAGTAACCTATATCAGAGATACTGCACAGGTACTTTATTTTACAGTATTAAGTTTTACCGTTACTGATGAAAGGGGCTATCAGTATATTTTTAAAGATTATAGCGAGGGCAGTAATTTTGAGACTGTTCAGGTCTATAGGTCTGCCTTTTTTTTAAGTCAGATCATGCTGCCGGATAATACGGTTGTCGCAAGCTTTGAATATAGAAAAGACAGCAAGCATGCTACAGAAGAGTGGACTTCTCCTATTGTATACACGAGTTGTAAACTCTCAAAAATAAATGCAGATGGTTTGGGCTCAGTGAGTATAGATTATCTGTATGACGCAACAAAGGAAAATACAATGAATGATCCCTACAGCGTATCACAAATTATTTTGAAAGACACTTGGGGAAGTGTGATTTCGGGATATAAATTTGTCTATAGCTGGATTAGGCTTTTTCAAGGTATCCCTTCAGATGATACGGAGTTGAAAGGGAGAAGATTGCTTGACAAATTGATAAAGATTAACAAAGATCAAGCGGAGGTTGAAAAAACAAGTTTTGTATATAATCCTTATCAGACACCACTTCAAGAAGATCGTCAATATCCTTGTTATCCTCAGTCCTTTTCCACGCCCGGTAATTTTGATGATTACCAGCTGCCGGGATTGTTAAAGAGGGTTATTTACCCTATGGGTGGAATAGTGGAATATACCTATGAAGCTCATGATTACTTTTACAATAGAAGTACTCCCCAGTATTTGGAAAATGCACTGAGTGCATCCAAAATAAATGATCCATTTGTGCACGAATGGGGGCCATATGTTCCAATAATCAATGTGGATACCAATCAAAGCTTAGATTATACGCTAACCGTTACCGGAACACCCGGAGTACAAAAGTCGGTAGCCATTCAGTTTCTTGATACTGAATATTACCCACCGGGAATTTGGGTGCCCGATACCCCCGATCCTGATGATCAGCCGTACCCGGGAGGTGATCCTCAGCCGGGAGGACATTATCATTTTGAATTAAACTATACGCTGAAAAAAAATAATGAAGTGATAGGGACATTTTGTACTTCTAACGAGGCATTTGTTTATCGATTATCACCAGGTACTTATACGATAAGTGTTTCCGGAACAGGTGGTAAAGCGCAGGTTCGGATAGCTGAGATAAGACTGAAAAATGGCCCTTATCCTAATAAAAACAGTACTTATCAGTACGGCCCGAGGCTCAAGAATATTAAATATTACAGCAGTAGTTCAGAGACGGTTCCGTCGAAAACAGAGCAGTACAGTTATAGTTCTTTCAGTGACCCTATCAGCTCCAGTGGTTATGTTTTCAGGAGTGAAGCGGAGAATGCAAATTCTTCCCCCGGCTATGTATTGTATAAAAATGTATCGGTTAGTGACGGGGAAAACGGTTTTGTACGCTATTATTTCAAAACGCCGAATGAATATGCAAAAGCTTCCTATACTGTCGATGGAAATCCTGCCAACTTTTGGTCTTACTATCCGATCACAAAATCCGGTGTATTAGAGAAGAAAGAGATATTTAATACCCAAAATCAATTATTATCTTCTTTAGAATATGAGTCAGAATTTGAAACGCTTCAAAATCTTCCTGATCTGAAAATAGAATTGTATTATGATAATTTGGCAACATATACTAAGCCTGCCTATATCAAGCGTACTAAAACCACTACAAAAAACTTTGTAGGAACTGTCTTTGCAACGACGGTAAGCGAAACAAACTTTAATCCTGATAACTTTAAAACAGGATTTATAAAAGAAACATCTTCTGACGGCGTTACCACTGAAAGTTGGGTCAGGTATGCTACGGATAAAAACAAAACACAGATGATGGCTGCCAATATGTTTTCTATACCACTGGAAACAGAAACCAAGATAAATGGAAAAATTATAGCTAAAACAGAAAGCCTCTATGCAGATTCCGGAAGATTTGATCCATTATCACTAAAGAGTAGTAATACAGATAATGGAAGCAGTAAAACAGCTATAAAATATGATATGTACGATGCCTATGGAAATGCACGTCAATACAGGGTAAATTATGACGAGAGTTCAGGGATAGGGTTTCCTGTTGTATTGATCTGGGGATATAATCAGACGATGCCTATTGCAAAAATAGAAGGCGCTGAACTTTCAGATATAGGAACGCTGGCAGACGATATTGTTTTAAAATCCAATGCCGACAAAGACGGACAATCTGAAACAGAGCTTATTAAATCCCTTGATTTGTTTAGAACCAACGGCGCTTTAAAAAAGTTTCAGATTACGACTTATACCTATGACCCTTTAACAGGGGTTACCACCACAACTCCTCCGAATGGTATTCGCGAGATCTATCAATATGACAGAAATGGAAGACTGAAAACCGTGGTAGATGTAAATGGAAATATTGTAAAGGAATATAAATACAATAATAAACCTCAACCTTAA
- a CDS encoding DUF6443 domain-containing protein, whose amino-acid sequence MKNRILFLILLLPVLSKAQNLTQSENYIYSRTYMEAVTSEQAGAAQIQTVQYVDGLGRPVQNIAIKASPSAKDIVVPITYDSSGRPDKSYLPLPADSQNGAYLSGINGNTINTYYGVSNAYSEVAYEKSPWGRPEKQAMPGTEWQISGTHTQKMEYAINTDGQVRRFRAETVWNPSTGIYDVSLALGADDAYTSGGYYKAGTLFKSISKDGDGNEIQTFISSRGQTLLLRKINTKIGGSSENLDTYYVYSESGNIVFIIPPKAAILTISQAVLDNLCYQYKYDQYNRLVEKKIPGKGWEYMVYDKQDRVVLSQDALLAGTSNTFGKKGWLFTKYDAFDRPLYNGFFSSAASRTAMQTALNNMSANALNNERPSITPFVLNNINIYYTKEAFPTGSMTVLGINYYDEYPAGIPEKPQQIQGNNTLSAVPSNITINGLSSIRTTKAFPTASFIRNIENDRWTSSALWYDTLGRVIGTYEGNHLGGFTRTESLLDFSGKAKESYTFHSKNTDIMQVTVKDRFIYNPQNFLLRHYQQIDSKPEELLSEYTYNDLGRVTNKKTGGALQSIDYSYNIRGWLTGINAADINSLGSKFFAYKIKYNTVEGAEIPNNSYSDLKVKPKYNGSIAEVDWKTAYGSNEPLRRYGYVYDGTDRLLAGFFQAGTNPYSKEYSEILNYDLNGNITNLTRTGSAVNGIAEVMDDLKYIYLTGGNLLNNVQETGKGNLWSGYPLAMGKGSSIQYDGNGNITQHLDKGQEKIIYNFLNLPSQILTSYPTNAEKYIYSSDGSKVQMTRDVAVTDYLGAFQYTTNSSTGTQTSFVLANEEGYYDFVNSRYVYQYSDHLGNIRLSYTRVASGQPVILEENNYYPFGLKHTGYNTGDTSNNKFKYLYNGKELQGTGNLDYGWRQYMPDLGRWNGIDQLAENYHATSPYAYVMNNPLSFTDPDGRQINREERGWSFSGEDIGWAMSYFQNGGSLKALDNALESWNAGGGSFEGNNDNFWTKFEGLNLSLPPVTLTGKIGAVWALQLRNHVNAYMEQWNGQYSARFFEDRVGDQVLPPKKTALGKFWSFISPRIWTEGGLSYNVNYEGVATGIAPITGDVPLNGPGLKGLIQAEKNLASGLVEDLITVRHHTSLSGLKGIKNSGSINASRGIPYGVDVEIAPFVKATKAKFGQAGTGSYIEFSVPKNLVGPPAPGYMGGTGTAGRIVTNGAPFELTGTAPKFIRWNWLGF is encoded by the coding sequence ATGAAAAATAGGATATTGTTTCTCATCCTGTTGCTTCCTGTTCTGAGCAAGGCACAGAATTTAACACAGAGTGAGAATTATATTTACAGCAGAACGTATATGGAAGCCGTTACTTCGGAACAAGCTGGTGCGGCCCAGATCCAGACGGTGCAGTACGTGGACGGTTTGGGAAGGCCGGTTCAGAATATTGCAATAAAAGCATCCCCGTCAGCCAAAGATATTGTAGTCCCTATTACCTATGATAGCTCCGGAAGGCCGGATAAATCTTATCTGCCATTACCAGCAGATTCGCAGAATGGGGCATATTTGTCAGGGATAAACGGGAATACAATAAATACCTATTATGGTGTTTCTAATGCTTATTCGGAAGTAGCTTATGAAAAATCTCCATGGGGAAGACCGGAGAAACAGGCAATGCCGGGAACGGAATGGCAGATAAGTGGCACGCATACCCAAAAAATGGAATATGCAATCAATACCGATGGGCAGGTAAGAAGATTTCGGGCAGAAACAGTCTGGAATCCATCCACAGGAATTTATGATGTTTCTTTAGCATTGGGAGCAGATGATGCTTATACCTCAGGTGGCTATTATAAAGCAGGTACATTGTTTAAGAGCATTTCAAAAGATGGTGACGGAAACGAAATACAAACGTTTATAAGCTCCCGGGGCCAAACCCTCCTGCTACGTAAGATCAATACTAAAATAGGCGGTTCTTCTGAGAATCTGGATACTTACTATGTGTATAGTGAATCTGGAAACATAGTTTTTATCATTCCACCTAAAGCTGCCATATTAACTATTTCTCAAGCTGTTTTAGATAATTTATGCTATCAGTACAAATACGATCAGTATAATAGACTTGTGGAAAAGAAGATCCCCGGGAAAGGGTGGGAGTATATGGTATATGATAAGCAGGACAGAGTTGTACTTAGTCAGGATGCTCTTTTGGCAGGTACTTCTAATACTTTCGGAAAAAAAGGATGGTTATTTACGAAATATGATGCTTTTGACCGCCCTTTATACAATGGTTTTTTTTCCAGTGCAGCGTCCAGAACTGCAATGCAGACTGCCTTGAATAATATGTCAGCGAATGCCCTTAATAATGAAAGGCCCAGCATTACTCCTTTTGTACTGAATAATATTAATATATATTATACCAAAGAAGCTTTTCCCACTGGAAGCATGACTGTCCTGGGCATTAATTATTATGATGAATATCCAGCCGGAATTCCCGAAAAACCACAACAGATACAGGGCAATAATACCCTTTCAGCTGTGCCTTCTAATATAACCATCAATGGACTGTCATCCATAAGAACTACAAAAGCATTTCCTACGGCTTCTTTTATAAGAAACATCGAAAATGATAGATGGACTTCATCGGCACTTTGGTATGATACTTTAGGAAGAGTTATAGGTACTTATGAAGGCAATCACCTGGGAGGATTTACCCGCACAGAATCTCTGCTTGATTTCTCTGGAAAGGCTAAAGAATCCTATACTTTTCATTCGAAAAATACCGATATTATGCAGGTTACAGTAAAAGACAGGTTTATATACAACCCTCAGAATTTCTTATTGAGGCATTACCAGCAGATTGATTCCAAACCGGAAGAGCTTCTGTCTGAGTATACCTATAATGACCTGGGGCGGGTTACCAATAAAAAGACAGGAGGGGCGCTTCAAAGTATAGATTATTCCTATAATATCAGGGGGTGGCTTACAGGGATTAATGCTGCTGATATCAACAGTTTGGGTAGTAAGTTTTTTGCCTATAAGATCAAGTACAATACTGTGGAGGGGGCTGAAATACCTAACAATTCTTATAGTGACCTGAAAGTAAAACCAAAATATAATGGAAGTATTGCTGAAGTAGACTGGAAAACTGCATATGGGTCTAATGAACCACTCAGAAGATACGGATATGTGTATGATGGCACAGACAGATTATTGGCAGGCTTCTTTCAGGCAGGTACCAACCCGTACTCCAAAGAATACAGTGAGATTTTGAATTATGATCTTAATGGAAATATTACCAATCTTACCCGGACAGGAAGTGCTGTCAACGGAATAGCTGAGGTCATGGATGATTTGAAATATATTTACCTTACAGGCGGAAATCTTCTCAATAACGTGCAGGAGACCGGAAAAGGAAACCTTTGGAGCGGCTATCCGCTGGCTATGGGAAAAGGATCTTCAATACAATATGATGGGAATGGAAATATCACACAACATTTGGATAAAGGGCAGGAAAAGATTATATATAATTTCTTGAACCTACCTTCTCAGATTCTGACCTCCTACCCGACGAATGCAGAGAAATATATATATTCTTCTGATGGTAGCAAAGTTCAAATGACTAGGGATGTAGCGGTTACCGATTATTTGGGAGCTTTCCAATACACCACTAACAGCTCTACAGGTACTCAGACATCCTTTGTTTTGGCAAATGAAGAAGGTTATTATGACTTTGTTAACAGTAGATATGTCTACCAATATTCTGATCATTTGGGAAATATAAGGCTCTCTTATACCAGAGTTGCTAGTGGACAGCCTGTTATTCTGGAAGAAAACAATTATTATCCTTTTGGATTAAAACATACAGGATACAATACAGGAGATACAAGTAATAATAAATTTAAATATCTTTACAATGGTAAAGAGTTGCAGGGCACCGGGAATCTGGATTACGGTTGGAGACAGTATATGCCGGATCTTGGGAGATGGAATGGGATAGACCAACTGGCAGAAAACTATCATGCTACGAGCCCCTATGCATATGTGATGAACAATCCTTTGTCCTTCACAGATCCTGATGGCAGGCAAATAAACAGAGAAGAAAGGGGATGGTCTTTTTCAGGGGAAGATATTGGCTGGGCAATGAGCTATTTCCAGAATGGAGGTAGTCTCAAAGCATTAGACAATGCACTTGAATCCTGGAATGCAGGAGGAGGAAGTTTTGAGGGTAATAATGATAACTTCTGGACGAAATTTGAAGGATTAAATCTTTCATTGCCACCAGTGACACTTACCGGGAAAATTGGTGCAGTTTGGGCGCTACAGCTTCGCAATCATGTAAATGCTTACATGGAGCAGTGGAATGGTCAATATAGCGCTAGGTTTTTTGAGGATAGAGTTGGAGATCAGGTACTTCCTCCCAAAAAAACGGCATTAGGGAAGTTTTGGTCATTTATAAGTCCTCGGATCTGGACGGAAGGCGGACTATCATATAACGTAAACTATGAAGGAGTAGCAACCGGTATTGCTCCTATAACAGGCGATGTTCCTTTAAATGGGCCAGGATTAAAAGGTCTTATACAGGCAGAAAAAAATCTTGCATCAGGTTTGGTAGAAGACCTTATAACGGTACGGCACCATACATCACTTTCAGGTCTTAAAGGAATTAAAAATAGTGGTTCTATTAATGCATCTAGAGGAATTCCATATGGAGTTGATGTGGAAATTGCCCCTTTCGTAAAAGCAACTAAAGCTAAATTTGGACAAGCAGGTACAGGATCATATATAGAGTTTTCTGTTCCAAAAAATCTAGTAGGTCCACCTGCACCAGGGTATATGGGAGGCACAGGAACTGCAGGGCGTATTGTAACTAATGGAGCTCCTTTTGAACTAACAGGTACAGCTCCAAAATTTATAAGATGGAATTGGTTAGGTTTTTAA